A part of Desulfobacterales bacterium genomic DNA contains:
- a CDS encoding KamA family radical SAM protein: MKKESITKRLARLVHQEPALESIFLSTETIEIKRRKVKRFLSDMLVATFDDNPKIPPLEWVLTRDAIGVFRNILSVRSERLAGFSFLRYVNAILKGEGLMDQPDPSPGFFAEFEHLLRGVAGKTKIYPDKFPAFAKHEGRKAARLRSADLSRMAASSDAFIERYPHGLDKDVIRKRISNKARILKHFNATEFEWDQWKWQTRHIVRDAETLNRLITLSDEEYQAVKLAREYKIPFGITPYYLSLMDFQSTDGNDSALRAQVIPTLHYVRTMKQQRDASECSMDFMLEQDTSPIDGITRRYPKIVILKPIMTCPQICVYCQRNWEIEDVYSPAAALSKEKLKKAIGWIAATPEISEVLITGGDPFLMSSAGMENLLYRLSRIKHVERIRIGTRTLVTMPQRITDSLVRDINHFHHPGKREIIIVTHFEHPYEISPQAMEAVQKFRRSGIEVNNQLVYTFYNSRKFEAAALRHKLRLVGVTPYYTFNTKGKDETDDYRVPIARLLQEQQEEARLLPGTDRTDEIVFNVPGLGKNYLRATQHHDVISILPNGRRVYEFHPWEKQLSLADTYVYTDVSICDYLKRLKGRGENPSDYRTIWYYY; encoded by the coding sequence TTCCTTTCAACTGAGACGATTGAAATCAAACGAAGAAAAGTCAAGCGGTTTTTGTCGGACATGCTGGTGGCGACATTTGATGACAACCCCAAGATTCCCCCGCTGGAATGGGTGCTGACCCGTGACGCCATCGGCGTATTCCGCAATATTTTGTCGGTCCGCAGTGAGCGCCTGGCCGGGTTCAGTTTCCTGAGATACGTGAACGCCATCTTAAAGGGGGAGGGACTTATGGATCAACCCGATCCGAGTCCCGGATTTTTTGCCGAATTTGAACACCTGCTTCGGGGGGTTGCAGGCAAAACCAAAATTTACCCCGATAAGTTTCCGGCATTCGCAAAACACGAAGGGCGCAAGGCCGCAAGATTAAGATCAGCCGATCTGTCGCGCATGGCCGCGTCTTCCGATGCGTTTATAGAACGGTATCCCCATGGACTGGACAAGGACGTGATTCGCAAAAGAATCAGCAACAAGGCCCGAATATTGAAACACTTCAATGCCACCGAGTTTGAATGGGATCAATGGAAGTGGCAGACCCGGCATATTGTCAGAGACGCCGAAACCTTAAACAGGCTCATCACCCTGTCGGATGAGGAGTATCAGGCTGTTAAACTGGCCCGGGAATATAAAATTCCCTTCGGCATTACGCCCTATTATCTGTCCTTGATGGATTTTCAATCAACCGATGGAAACGACAGCGCGCTGAGGGCCCAGGTGATTCCAACGCTGCATTACGTCCGGACGATGAAGCAACAGAGGGATGCTTCCGAATGCTCAATGGATTTCATGCTCGAGCAGGATACGTCTCCCATCGACGGCATTACCCGTCGCTATCCCAAGATCGTCATTTTAAAACCCATAATGACCTGCCCGCAAATCTGCGTATATTGCCAGCGCAACTGGGAAATTGAAGATGTGTATTCACCGGCCGCAGCCTTGTCAAAAGAAAAGCTGAAAAAGGCCATCGGATGGATTGCCGCTACGCCTGAAATCAGCGAGGTTCTTATCACCGGCGGCGACCCGTTTCTGATGTCCAGTGCCGGGATGGAAAACCTGCTCTACAGGCTGTCGCGCATCAAACATGTTGAACGAATCCGGATCGGCACCCGCACATTGGTGACGATGCCCCAGCGCATTACCGATTCGCTGGTGCGGGATATCAATCATTTCCATCATCCCGGCAAGCGTGAAATCATTATTGTGACCCATTTCGAGCATCCCTACGAAATTTCGCCCCAGGCAATGGAGGCGGTTCAAAAATTTCGCCGTTCCGGAATCGAAGTGAATAACCAGCTTGTATATACATTTTACAACTCCAGAAAATTCGAAGCCGCTGCCCTGCGCCACAAACTGCGTTTAGTGGGCGTGACGCCTTACTATACCTTTAACACGAAAGGCAAAGACGAAACAGACGATTACCGGGTGCCGATTGCACGGCTGCTGCAGGAGCAGCAGGAGGAAGCCCGCCTCCTGCCGGGGACCGACCGAACCGATGAAATAGTTTTCAATGTCCCCGGGCTGGGCAAAAACTACCTGCGGGCAACCCAGCACCATGATGTTATTTCCATCCTGCCCAATGGCCGCAGAGTCTATGAATTTCATCCCTGGGAAAAGCAATTGTCGCTGGCCGACACCTATGTATACACGGATGTATCGATTTGTGACTATCTTAAAAGGCTGAAGGGACGAGGCGAGAATCCGTCAGACTACCGGACGATCTGGTATTATTACTAA